A portion of the Bdellovibrio bacteriovorus genome contains these proteins:
- a CDS encoding FHA domain-containing protein — protein sequence MSAAPQVKDTIKFNIEVTKGPHAGLKSTFAKASVTIGRGPENDIVLSGDPRTSRQHAEIKQRSGHEFVIVNLSQKNYVLVNGQNIQSEIINNDSVIQIGDTEIRFQAELPPSVSQSAPLASPTASILTPTPSPVTPQMPKPQAPMPRPTPTPNASQGYGGLPTMPPQGMPPAQPMAYGGYQPPPPGAGPMPGPGPKAAGSGPLANPKVRFYGIIAIVAVVGWWFFSSSGTKAKKDPNAIRTSSISMQDVMDAEKRSQELLTIKKEKYDSIQYRRAQENFIKGFRDFQQGQYARAREAFQVVLNLDPDNELAKRYYHLSKIKFDELVKFNMIQGNRYREKRNWRMCQSNYQNVLTMLQNRKDDPTFKEAKQFYEECTLNLEGRF from the coding sequence ATGAGTGCTGCGCCTCAGGTGAAAGACACAATTAAATTTAATATTGAAGTGACAAAAGGTCCGCATGCGGGCTTGAAGTCTACTTTTGCCAAAGCGTCAGTCACTATCGGCCGTGGCCCTGAAAATGATATCGTTCTTTCAGGGGATCCACGCACCAGTCGTCAACATGCAGAAATCAAGCAGCGTTCCGGTCACGAATTTGTGATCGTCAATCTAAGTCAGAAGAACTATGTTTTGGTGAATGGCCAGAACATTCAATCCGAAATCATTAACAATGATTCGGTGATTCAGATCGGCGATACAGAGATTCGTTTTCAGGCCGAGTTGCCACCGTCGGTATCTCAGTCCGCACCGTTAGCTTCACCCACGGCTTCCATTTTAACGCCGACACCGTCTCCGGTGACGCCGCAAATGCCGAAGCCCCAAGCACCGATGCCTCGACCAACGCCGACACCGAATGCATCGCAAGGCTATGGTGGATTGCCGACAATGCCGCCGCAAGGAATGCCACCAGCTCAGCCCATGGCTTATGGAGGATATCAACCTCCTCCGCCGGGTGCGGGTCCGATGCCGGGTCCAGGACCTAAAGCTGCGGGGAGTGGCCCTTTAGCAAATCCTAAAGTTCGTTTTTATGGAATCATTGCCATTGTAGCGGTCGTAGGCTGGTGGTTCTTTTCTTCGTCGGGTACTAAGGCGAAAAAAGATCCCAATGCGATTCGTACAAGCTCGATCAGTATGCAGGACGTGATGGATGCTGAAAAACGTTCGCAAGAACTTCTGACGATCAAGAAAGAAAAGTACGATTCGATTCAGTATCGTCGTGCGCAGGAAAACTTTATTAAAGGTTTCCGCGACTTTCAGCAAGGTCAGTATGCCCGTGCACGTGAGGCTTTTCAGGTCGTATTAAACCTGGACCCTGACAACGAGCTTGCAAAACGTTATTATCATTTATCGAAGATCAAGTTTGATGAGTTGGTTAAGTTTAATATGATTCAGGGCAATCGTTATAGAGAGAAAAGAAATTGGCGTATGTGCCAATCAAATTATCAGAATGTGCTGACGATGCTTCAGAATCGCAAAGATGATCCGACGTTTAAAGAAGCTAAGCAATTCTATGAAGAGTGTACTTTGAATTTGGAGGGTAGATTCTAA